Proteins from one Phaenicophaeus curvirostris isolate KB17595 chromosome 16, BPBGC_Pcur_1.0, whole genome shotgun sequence genomic window:
- the LOC138727515 gene encoding hexosaminidase D-like, whose protein sequence is MAFQRSHRLNLLRLIVLLLVALAGIKFLFRDSFTLELHKHVSKDSEFWGDTGDTGQDAGPQSQAVEIPVAKITAPRHEPGQVSRDVSATEMRLVHLDLKGAAPRVSYLEQVFPLLSQLGANGILIEYEDMFPFKEELEILRSPYAYSEEDIERIQQLAELHKLEVVPLVQTFGHVEFILKHEKYQHLREVERFPNSFNPHLPDTLALLKSILSQVIEKHRRSTWIHIGADEVFHLGEGMDSKNWMSYNKGDTGTIYLKHIKEVLGFITTQYWGLRVLMWDDMLRKISVGALQESGIAKHVSPVVWFYAPDFDAEQIEPFLTKYAESGFEAVWFASAFKGTTGPTQAWPPLSYHLKNHLSWLKVMQALPQLAPLRFQGIVLTGWQRYDHYSVLCELLPVSIPSLAICLQTLANGGFTEETKRKVLDVLGFQSMELEQSMCEGRGAFPGAEIYHMVEQVNGHLKESIVKALEEESAIKGWFSPYHRKRLFGNPRNMETFGSKVLKLHEDWESFIRELHGHLERVYFPDTVEEWMEENVNPYLDQLRDLVRDYQAIIRLNARPKVM, encoded by the exons ATGGCTTTCCAGCGGAGCCACAGGCTGAACCTGCTGCGCCTCATCGTGCTGCTCCTCGTGGCCTTGGCTGGCATCAAGTTCCTCTTCCGTGACAG CTTCACCCTGGAGCTGCACAAGCACGTCAGCAAGGACAGCGAGTtctggggggacacgggggacaccGGTCAGGATGCCGGTCCCCAGAGCCAGGCAGTGGAGATCCCCGTGGCAAAGATAACGGCCCCGAGGCACGAGCCTGGGCAGGTCTCCAGGGACGTCAGCGCCACCGAGATGAGGCTGGTCCACCTGGACCTCAAGGGAGCTGCACCCAGGGTCTCCTACCTGGAGCAG GTGTTCCCCCTCCTGTCCCAGCTGGGAGCCAATGGCATCCTCATTGAGTACGAGGACATGTTCCCCTtcaaggaggagctggaaataCTCCGGTCCCCGTACGCTTACAG cgAGGAGGACATCGAGCGGATCCAGCAGCTGGCGGAGCTCCACAAGCTGGAGGTGGTTCCCCTGGTGCAGACCTTTGGGCATGTCGAG TTCATCCTCAAACACGAGAAGTACCAGCACCTGCGGGAGGTCGAGCGCTTTCCCAACAGCTTCAACCCCCACCTCCCCGACACCCTGGCCCTGCTCAAGAGCATCTTGTCGCAGGTGATCGAGAAGCACAGGCGCTCCACCTGGATCCACATTGGCGCGGATGAG GTCTTCCACCTCGGGGAGGGGATGGACTCCAAGAACTGGATGAGCTACAACAAGGGCGACACCGGGACCATCTACCTGAAGCATATCAAGGAGGTGCTGGGCTTCATCACCACACAGTACTGGGGGCTGCGGGTGCTCATGTGGGACGACATGCTGAGGAAGATCAGCGTGGGAGCCCTGCAGG AGTCTGGGATAGCGAAGCATGTCTCGCCTGTGGTGTGGTTCTACGCTCCTGACTTTGATGCGGAGCAGATCG AGCCGTTCCTTACCAAGTACGCGGAGAGCGGCTTCGAAGCAGTGTGGTTCGCCAGCGCCTTCAAGGGCACCACGGGACCGACACAGGCTTGGCCCCCCCTGAGCTATCACCTGAAGAACCACCTGAGCTGGCTGAAGGTGATGCAGGCCCTGCCGCAGCTGGCCCCGCTGCGCTTCCAGGGCATCGTCCTCACCGGCTGGCAGAG GTACGACCACTACTCGGTGCTCTGCGAGCTGCTGCCCGTCAGCATCCCCTCTCTGGCCATCTGCCTGCAGACGCTGGCGAACG GGGGATTCACGGAAGAGACGAAGAGGAAGGTGCTGGACGTGCTGGGCTTCCAGAGCatggagctggagcagagcatGTG cGAGGGCCGGGGAGCGTTCCCTGGTGCGGAGATCTACCACATGGTCGAGCAGGTTAATGGCCACCTGAAGGAAAGCATCGTTAAGGCtctggaggaggagag TGCCATCAAGGGCTGGTTCAGCCCCTACCACCGCAAGCGCCTGTTCGGCAACCCCCGCAACATGGAGACCTTCGGCAGCAAGGTGCTCAA GCTCCACGAGGACTGGGAGAGCTTCATCCGTGAACTGCATGGTCACCTGGAGAGGGTCTACTTCCCTGACACAGTGGAGGAGTGGATGGAGGAGAACGTCAACCCCTACCTGGACCAGCTGCGCGACCTGGTGCGGGACTACCAGGCCATCATCCGCCTCAACGCCAGGCCCAAGGTGATGTAG
- the MLST8 gene encoding target of rapamycin complex subunit LST8 gives MNAAQGTVGSDPVILATAGYDHTVRFWQAHSGICTRTVQHQDSQVNALEITPDRSMIAAAGYQHIRMYDLNSNNPNPIINYDGVSKNITSVGFHEDGRWMYTGGEDCMARIWDLRSRNLQCQRIFQVNAPINCVCLHPNQAELIVGDQSGAIHIWDLKTDHNEQLIPEPEVSVNSVHIDPDASYMAAVNSSGNCYVWNLTGGIGEEVTQLIPKTKIPAHNRYALQCKFSPDSTLLATCSADQTCKIWRTSNFSLMTELSIKSNNPGETSRGWMWDCAFSGDSQYIVTASSDNLARLWCVETGEIKREYSGHQKAVVCLAFNDSVLG, from the exons ATGAACGCGGCGCAGGGCACGGTGGGCAGCGACCCCGTCATCCTGGCCACGGCCGGGTACGACCACACCGTGCGGTTCTGGCAGGCGCACAGCGGCATCTGCACCCGCACCGTCCAGCACCAGGACTCG caggtGAATGCACTGGAGATCACCCCGGACCGCAGCATGATCGCTGCTGCAG GGTACCAGCACATCCGCATGTACGACCTCAACTCCAACAACCCCAACCCCATCATCAACTATGACGGCGTCAGCAAGAACATCACCTCGGTGGGCTTCCACGAGGATGGGCGGTGGATGTACACGGGTGGGGAGGACTGCATGGCCCGCATCTGGGACCTGAG GTCTCGGAACCTCCAGTGTCAGCGGATATTCCAGGTGAACGCTCCAATTAACTGTGTCTGCCTGCACCCCAACCAG GCAGAGCTGATTGTGGGTGACCAGAGCGGCGCCATTCACATCTGGGACTTGAAGACTGACCACAACGAGCAGCTGATTCCTGAGCCCGAAGTGTCGGTGAACTCGGTTCACATTGACCCCGATGCCAGCTACATGGCGGCTGTCAACAGCTCG GGAAACTGCTATGTGTGGAACCTGACGGGTGGCATCGGTGAGGAGGTGACCCAGCTGATCCCCAAGACCAAGATTCCAGCGCACAACCGCTACGCCCTGCAGTGCAAGTTCAGCCCAGACTCCAC GCTCTTGGCTACATGTTCTGCAGATCAGACCTGTAAGATCTGGAGGACTTCAAACTTCTCTCTGATGACGGAGCTCAGCATTAAGAGCAATAACCCAGGGGAGACGTCTCGGGGCTGGATGTGGGACTGTGCCTTCTCCGGGGATTCCCAGTACATCGTCACAG CCTCTTCTGATAACCTGGCCAGACTCTGGTGTGTGGAGACGGGAGAGATCAAGAGGGAATACAGCGGCCACCAGAAAGCTGTTGTCTGCCTTGCTTTCAATGACAGCGTCTTGGGATAG
- the BRICD5 gene encoding BRICHOS domain-containing protein 5, which yields MEGRSGPVPAVPAAPAQPAVPSRTFWISVSIAVAFAVAGIVVVGVLSFTPSSAQAGSQLVRLTVQDQQEPPRNQTALVDAARNTITYYITSQSNHSAVVLYDSRNGYVCYKPVEQRACYLRRMDIWDLQDLQNLQPPLNVSEQRMDQLPRQDNQTTYYREFLGILAGNEVDPESLGEPVQALCKQTAIFWVKRGEGPRKQRLIYLCIDICFPSNICVSICFYYLPE from the exons atggagggcaggagcGGACCTGTCCCCGCTGTCCCTGCA GCCCCAGCGCAGCCTGCAGTTCCCTCCAGGACCTTCTGGATCAGCGTGTCCATTGCCGTGGCGTTTGCAGTTGCTGGCATCGTCGTCGTGGGGGTCCTCAGCTtcacccccagctctgcccag GCCGGCTCGCAGCTCGTCCGGCTAACAGTCCAGGATCAGCAGGAGCCACCGAGGAACCAGACAGCGCTGGTGGATGCGGCCAGGAACACCATCACCTACTACATCACCTCGCAGAGTAACCACAGCGCCGTGGTGCTGTACGACAGCAGGAAC GGCTATGTGTGCTATAAGCCTGTGGAGCAGCGTGCATGCTACCTGAGGAGGATGGACATCTGGGACCTCCAGGACCTCCAGAACCTCCAGCCGCCTCTCAACGTGTCTGAGCAGAGG ATGGATCAGCTGCCACGCCAGGATAACCAGACCACGTACTACCGGGAGTTCCTGGGCATCCTGGCGGGGAATGAGGTGGACCCCGAGAGCCTGGGGGAGCCTGTCCAGGCCCTATGCAAGCAGACAGCCATCTTCTGGGTCAAGCGAGGCGAGG GTCCCAGGAAGCAGCGGCTCATCTACCTTTGCATTGACATCTGTTTTCCAAGCAACATCTGTGTCTCTATCTGCTTCTATTACCTCCCCGAGTAA